In the Helianthus annuus cultivar XRQ/B chromosome 11, HanXRQr2.0-SUNRISE, whole genome shotgun sequence genome, one interval contains:
- the LOC118483831 gene encoding GATA zinc finger domain-containing protein 8-like gives MICNLIFPVNNNNNNNNNNNNNNNNNNNNNNNNNTYIGRKVQVEGEHEGLVENQSSSASAAAATAVDQVKGKRPHEDLPTSASARAASASSGHHPFSSVCMLSVPDPGIFSTRYQISSGRSQAPMCGGQLYRLYLH, from the exons ATGATTTGCAATCTTATTTTTcctgttaataataataataataataataataataataataataataataataataataataataataataataataataatacatataTAGGTAGAAAAGTTCAAGTTGAAGGGGAGCATGAAGGTCTTGTTGAGAATCAAAGCAGCTctgcctcagcagcagcagcaactgCTG TTGATCAAGTGAAAGGGAAGCGCCCTCATGAGGATCTTCCAACTTCTGCCTCAGCAcgtgctgcttctgcttcttctGGTCACCACCCATTTTCATCAGTTTGCATGTTGTCAGTGCCGGATCCAGGAATATTTTCCACCAG GTACCAAATCTCAAGTGGAAGGAGCCAAGCGCCCATGTGTGGAGGCCAATTATACAG GTTATATCTTCATTAA